A part of Candidatus Omnitrophota bacterium genomic DNA contains:
- a CDS encoding phosphoenolpyruvate carboxykinase (GTP): protein MEKTLNLLKTKCMPGNFEKLVMLNNPALLDFLAKYVEICRPDKIFVSTDRPEDISFIRETAVKNDEEGKLSIDGHTVHFDGYYDQARDQKNTKFLLAKGVDLGPNIKSTDKKEGLKEIYGFLKNSMNGRMLFIQFFCLGPTNSEFSILAVQLTDSSYVAHSQDLLYRLGYEEFKKLDKPQAFFKFVHSAGELKNGVSKNVDQRRIYIDIEEDIVYSVNTQYGGNTLGHKKLAMRLAINKASEESWLTEHMFLMGVHGPKGRVTYFTGAFPSLCGKTSTSMLKGETIVGDDIAYLRVKDAEIRAVNVEKGMFGIIQGINSKDDPIIWKALNSAGEVIFSNILVTEDNHAYWLGKNTGSPEKGFNHAGNWFRGKLDADSKEVPLSHPNARFTLGIKLLENIDPELNNPEGVAVKGIIYGGRDSDTWLPVEQSFNWKHGIITKGASLESETTAAALGKSGIRKFNPMANLAFLSIPIGKYIKNNLKFGGSITSPPLIFSVNYFLKDNKGNFINDKIDKAVWLKWMELRVHNEVGAIKTPTGYIPKYEDLKKLFKETFNKDYSQEDYIAQFTLRVPENLVKIDRIIKIYKTKVPDTPDILFKILKEQKKRLEDIKLKKGDYITPNTF from the coding sequence ATGGAAAAAACACTAAACCTACTTAAAACTAAATGCATGCCGGGGAATTTTGAGAAGCTCGTGATGTTAAATAATCCGGCGCTGCTTGATTTTCTGGCAAAGTATGTAGAGATCTGCAGACCTGATAAGATTTTTGTTTCAACTGACCGGCCGGAAGATATTTCCTTTATTAGAGAAACAGCAGTGAAGAATGACGAAGAAGGTAAGCTTTCCATAGACGGTCACACGGTTCATTTTGACGGTTATTATGACCAGGCCAGGGATCAAAAAAACACAAAATTTCTTTTAGCAAAAGGCGTTGATTTAGGACCCAATATAAAGTCCACGGATAAAAAAGAAGGATTAAAAGAGATTTATGGTTTTTTAAAAAATAGCATGAATGGCCGGATGCTTTTTATTCAGTTTTTTTGTTTAGGCCCGACAAATTCCGAATTTTCCATACTTGCGGTTCAGCTTACTGATTCCAGTTATGTGGCCCATTCCCAGGATTTACTTTATAGACTGGGTTATGAAGAGTTCAAAAAACTGGATAAACCTCAAGCATTCTTTAAGTTTGTGCATTCTGCCGGAGAACTTAAAAATGGTGTCAGTAAAAATGTTGACCAACGCCGGATATATATTGATATCGAAGAGGATATTGTTTATAGCGTAAACACTCAGTATGGCGGTAATACCCTTGGGCATAAAAAACTGGCAATGAGATTGGCGATAAATAAGGCGTCTGAAGAGTCCTGGCTGACAGAACATATGTTTCTTATGGGGGTTCACGGCCCAAAAGGCAGAGTAACTTATTTTACCGGGGCGTTTCCTTCGCTTTGCGGAAAGACTTCTACTTCTATGCTGAAGGGAGAGACCATAGTCGGAGATGATATAGCTTATCTTAGAGTGAAGGACGCAGAGATTCGCGCAGTTAACGTAGAAAAGGGAATGTTCGGAATAATCCAGGGCATAAATTCAAAAGATGATCCTATAATATGGAAGGCTTTAAACTCAGCTGGCGAGGTTATATTTTCAAATATATTAGTTACTGAAGATAATCACGCTTACTGGCTTGGAAAGAACACTGGGTCTCCTGAAAAAGGTTTTAATCACGCAGGCAACTGGTTTCGTGGAAAATTAGATGCCGATAGTAAAGAAGTACCGTTATCACATCCTAATGCCCGTTTTACTCTTGGTATAAAGTTGCTGGAAAATATAGATCCGGAGCTTAACAATCCGGAAGGTGTTGCGGTAAAAGGGATAATCTATGGCGGTCGTGATTCAGATACATGGCTTCCCGTTGAGCAGTCGTTTAACTGGAAACATGGAATAATAACCAAAGGCGCGTCTTTAGAGTCAGAAACCACAGCCGCCGCTTTAGGAAAAAGCGGTATTAGGAAATTTAATCCAATGGCAAACCTGGCTTTTCTTTCTATACCGATAGGTAAATATATTAAAAACAACCTGAAATTTGGCGGTAGCATAACGTCTCCACCGCTGATATTCTCGGTAAATTACTTTTTAAAAGATAACAAGGGTAATTTTATAAATGATAAAATAGATAAGGCAGTATGGCTTAAATGGATGGAGCTTCGCGTTCATAACGAGGTAGGGGCGATTAAAACTCCAACCGGGTATATTCCGAAGTACGAAGATCTTAAAAAGCTGTTTAAAGAAACGTTTAATAAAGATTATAGCCAAGAAGATTATATAGCGCAGTTCACTCTAAGAGTTCCGGAAAATCTTGTCAAGATCGACAGAATCATTAAGATCTATAAAACTAAAGTTCCTGATACACCGGACATTTTATTTAAGATACTTAAGGAGCAAAAAAAGAGGCTGGAAGATATAAAATTAAAAAAAGGAGATTATATAACTCCAAACACATTTTAA
- a CDS encoding NAD(P)H-hydrate dehydratase produces the protein MIINKQFLEIIAKRKQNSHKGDYGHVLVLSGSEGMTGAASLCSLGALRSGCGLVTLGIPRSLNPIMEVKLTEVMTKPLVETTNASLSLKAAPEIKRILKDVDVVALGPGLTTNKGTKSLVNELIKTISKPLVLDADGLNCIAGNSSVLKLIKYPVVITPHPGEMARLARMEIDTIQRNRQKVAKDFANRHNLVVVLKGYQTVVAGPETDSYVNKTGNSGMATAGAGDILTGMIASLISQGIPEYEAAKLAVYTHGKAGDLASKKKGKISLIASDILDNLAAVFKALS, from the coding sequence GTGATTATTAATAAACAATTTTTAGAAATCATTGCGAAGAGAAAACAGAATTCCCATAAGGGTGATTATGGCCATGTTCTGGTTTTGAGCGGCTCAGAGGGCATGACCGGAGCTGCCAGTTTATGCAGTCTGGGGGCGCTTCGTTCAGGGTGCGGTCTGGTTACTTTGGGGATTCCGCGGAGCCTTAACCCGATAATGGAGGTTAAGCTTACCGAAGTTATGACCAAGCCTCTTGTTGAAACAACCAATGCCTCGTTAAGCTTGAAGGCAGCTCCGGAAATCAAACGCATCTTAAAAGATGTTGATGTGGTTGCTTTAGGTCCAGGGCTTACTACCAACAAAGGGACAAAATCGTTAGTCAATGAATTAATAAAAACCATAAGTAAACCATTAGTTCTTGATGCTGATGGATTGAATTGCATAGCTGGGAATAGTTCAGTCTTGAAGTTAATTAAATACCCGGTGGTAATTACTCCCCATCCCGGGGAAATGGCCAGGCTGGCCAGGATGGAAATCGACACTATCCAGAGAAATCGGCAGAAGGTCGCTAAAGATTTTGCCAATAGGCATAATCTGGTAGTCGTGCTTAAAGGCTATCAAACCGTTGTTGCCGGCCCTGAAACAGATAGTTATGTGAATAAAACCGGTAATTCCGGTATGGCTACTGCTGGAGCGGGTGACATCCTGACCGGAATGATTGCTTCTTTGATCAGTCAGGGGATCCCGGAATATGAAGCAGCAAAATTAGCGGTTTATACCCACGGAAAAGCCGGGGACTTAGCGTCTAAAAAAAAGGGTAAGATCAGTTTGATTGCCAGTGATATCCTGGATAACTTGGCGGCAGTGTTTAAAGCGCTTTCTTAA
- the cdaA gene encoding diadenylate cyclase CdaA produces MTELWKPLLEIAIIWFVFYWILVSIKGTRAIQVLKGLVILFIAFFIAQIFHLTSINWLLTKIFAISIIALLIIFQPELRRGLAHLGRNRFFAIFSRGEETVNEIVKACTYLSKRKIGALIAIEKDIGLKVYIESGVAMDAKVTSELIQTIFMPNTPLHDGGVVIKEERLAASGCLFPLTQNPSIGKTVGTRHRAALGLTEETDAACVVISEETGAISVAIGGKLTRDLEPQTLRKVLRNLYISRQSKQQVKHSYWRFKKQRVPEKRQ; encoded by the coding sequence ATGACGGAACTTTGGAAGCCCTTGTTGGAAATTGCGATAATCTGGTTTGTTTTTTACTGGATTCTTGTTTCTATTAAAGGGACCAGGGCGATACAAGTATTAAAAGGCCTGGTGATTTTATTTATCGCGTTTTTTATCGCTCAAATCTTCCATCTTACCAGCATTAACTGGCTATTAACAAAGATTTTTGCAATAAGCATAATAGCCCTTTTGATAATTTTTCAGCCCGAACTTCGCCGGGGCCTAGCTCATCTTGGGCGCAATCGTTTCTTTGCGATTTTTTCCCGGGGAGAAGAAACAGTCAACGAAATAGTCAAGGCTTGCACGTACCTTTCTAAGCGAAAGATCGGGGCGCTGATTGCCATAGAAAAGGACATTGGATTAAAAGTTTATATTGAAAGCGGAGTTGCAATGGATGCTAAGGTAACCAGTGAGCTTATCCAGACGATCTTTATGCCCAATACCCCGCTGCATGACGGCGGAGTGGTTATTAAAGAAGAAAGGCTTGCAGCCTCAGGTTGCCTGTTTCCATTAACTCAAAATCCTTCAATTGGCAAGACAGTGGGGACTCGTCATCGGGCAGCCCTGGGGCTTACTGAAGAGACGGATGCGGCTTGTGTGGTTATAAGCGAAGAAACCGGCGCTATTTCAGTAGCTATTGGTGGCAAATTGACCCGTGATTTAGAACCGCAGACCTTAAGGAAGGTTTTAAGGAACCTCTATATTTCCAGGCAGAGTAAGCAGCAAGTTAAACACAGCTACTGGCGTTTTAAAAAGCAAAGAGTGCCGGAGAAACGCCAATGA
- the acpS gene encoding holo-ACP synthase, producing the protein MIAGSGIDLVEIEHFKKALDRWNDKLIKRVFTDREIKYSLNKKSSVEHLAARFAAKEAVLKAFGNEKIKAIRLRDIEILNDKSGKPEVNFSNSAKRLGENSRINKIAISLSHTKKFALASAILIANAEP; encoded by the coding sequence ATGATAGCTGGCAGCGGCATAGATCTAGTAGAAATAGAGCATTTTAAGAAAGCCCTTGACAGATGGAATGATAAGTTAATTAAAAGAGTCTTTACCGATCGCGAAATAAAATACTCTTTAAACAAAAAGTCTTCGGTTGAACATCTGGCGGCAAGATTCGCCGCTAAGGAAGCTGTGCTTAAAGCCTTTGGCAATGAAAAAATAAAAGCGATAAGATTGCGCGACATCGAAATTCTGAATGATAAAAGCGGTAAACCCGAAGTCAATTTTTCCAACTCGGCTAAGAGATTAGGAGAAAATTCGAGAATCAACAAGATAGCCATAAGTCTCTCCCACACAAAAAAGTTTGCCTTGGCCAGCGCTATCTTAATCGCAAACGCCGAGCCGTGA
- a CDS encoding pyridoxine 5'-phosphate synthase produces MPLLGVNIDHVATLRQARGGKEPDLVQAARIVEQTGAGSIVVHLREDRRHVNEKDVRSLKKMVFTKLNLEMSIAPEIVDLAIQIKPDQATLVPEKRQELTTEGGLDLVSAEQEIKRVVLKLKNEGIRVSLFIDPVNIQVEASKSVGADLIELHTGNFANAADQATQNHQLTDLIKAKDLAVEKKLIVAAGHGLNYQNVKRITEINGIEELNIGHSIISRAVFVGLDRAVREMLELI; encoded by the coding sequence ATGCCGTTGCTTGGTGTAAATATTGATCATGTGGCTACGTTAAGGCAGGCCAGGGGAGGAAAAGAGCCTGACCTGGTTCAAGCGGCCAGGATAGTAGAACAGACCGGGGCCGGATCAATAGTAGTCCACCTTCGCGAAGATCGGCGCCATGTTAATGAAAAAGATGTCAGGTCATTAAAAAAGATGGTTTTTACTAAATTAAACCTTGAGATGTCTATCGCGCCTGAGATAGTAGACTTGGCTATTCAGATAAAACCGGATCAGGCGACATTAGTGCCGGAAAAAAGACAGGAGCTTACTACCGAAGGCGGCTTGGATCTGGTAAGCGCAGAGCAGGAGATTAAAAGAGTAGTTTTAAAGTTAAAGAACGAAGGCATTAGGGTCAGCCTGTTTATTGACCCGGTTAATATTCAGGTAGAGGCCTCGAAAAGCGTAGGCGCAGATTTAATCGAGCTTCATACCGGTAATTTTGCCAATGCGGCTGATCAGGCAACCCAGAACCATCAGTTGACTGACCTGATTAAAGCCAAGGATTTAGCTGTTGAGAAAAAATTAATAGTAGCAGCCGGACATGGCTTGAACTATCAAAATGTTAAGAGGATAACCGAGATCAACGGTATTGAAGAGTTAAATATTGGACACTCGATTATTTCCCGGGCCGTGTTTGTTGGATTGGATAGGGCTGTTCGGGAGATGCTGGAATTAATATGA
- a CDS encoding OmpA family protein — MLNITKKVFVLILIFSFIANSYVYGRGGKERAARKQREIEKMQKRFEWWPTDATPRPVKDKYRSGYWWWPTRPGEITPWGNRGYVYLYKIIYDYKAEELPPAKPEEPRPSLLIKKIIKNIKVYFDFDKAGIRDDAVVILERAVKTLKKNPEATILITGNCDRRGPEAYNLKLGKRRGDAIKNFMLERNVSPEHILIVSRGKLDAVAPITDLVGMQKDRNAQFMIAEVQEVMLSKREIDSTEEAVPLEEGKYILEKKEVVETEVRVSTKEYIIKKNDSLWDIAKEQLGSGHRWKYLYELNKDRIKNPDRLEAGTSIIIPIE, encoded by the coding sequence ATGTTAAACATAACAAAAAAAGTATTTGTTTTAATTTTAATTTTTTCTTTTATAGCCAATAGTTATGTGTATGGCCGGGGAGGAAAAGAGCGGGCAGCCAGAAAACAGCGGGAAATAGAGAAAATGCAAAAACGGTTTGAATGGTGGCCGACAGATGCTACTCCGCGTCCGGTAAAAGACAAGTACCGCTCAGGCTACTGGTGGTGGCCAACCCGGCCTGGCGAAATAACACCCTGGGGGAACAGGGGCTATGTCTACCTTTATAAGATTATCTACGATTATAAAGCTGAAGAACTTCCACCGGCTAAGCCCGAAGAACCAAGGCCGTCTTTATTGATCAAAAAGATAATCAAAAATATAAAGGTTTACTTTGACTTTGATAAAGCCGGAATACGCGATGATGCAGTTGTGATTTTAGAACGCGCGGTAAAAACTCTTAAAAAGAACCCCGAAGCAACTATTCTGATCACCGGTAACTGCGACCGTCGCGGCCCAGAAGCCTATAATTTAAAATTAGGCAAACGCCGGGGTGATGCGATCAAGAATTTTATGCTGGAAAGAAATGTTTCTCCTGAGCATATCCTGATAGTCAGCAGGGGTAAGCTTGATGCTGTTGCGCCGATTACAGACCTTGTCGGTATGCAGAAGGACAGAAATGCCCAATTTATGATTGCTGAGGTACAAGAGGTAATGTTATCTAAGCGCGAAATAGATTCTACAGAAGAGGCAGTGCCTCTGGAAGAAGGCAAATACATTTTGGAGAAAAAAGAAGTAGTAGAGACAGAAGTAAGAGTTTCCACTAAAGAATATATAATTAAGAAAAACGACTCACTTTGGGATATAGCCAAAGAACAATTAGGCAGCGGGCATCGCTGGAAGTATCTTTATGAATTGAATAAGGATAGGATTAAAAATCCCGACAGGCTCGAAGCCGGAACTTCTATTATTATACCTATCGAATAA